In the Patescibacteria group bacterium genome, GCACATAATGCACGCCCTTTTAAAAGTTGACCCAGCCTCATGGCCGGATCGGAGCCTTCTGGAAGTCCTCAACTCCCTTTCCCCCGCTTGGAGAGTGGAAGTCGATCCTTTTTCGTTGCTTTAATAAAGTTTTTTAAAGCAACAATCTGTTCCGCGGTGTACCCTTCTTCAGGAAAAAGATAAGGGTCTCTCCTGCAGTTGGGGCAGGGTGTTCCGCTTAGATTTTCAGGGAGGAATGCAAAGCACTCTCCGTTTCGACAAAGGCCATGGACCATTGGGTCGGGAATTGATATCTTCAATCTACCTCCCCTTCCATTTAGAATTAAAAAAACAAAAAAACTTCTCTTCTTCTACCCTAATTATAAACATGATTTTACATTTGTCAATATGCCAATTTTGTATTATAATCAGCTTTAATGAGAGATGTAGTTCAAAAAGAAAATAAAGTCTTAAGGGAGAAGGCCAGAGAGCTTAAGCCTGAAGAGATAAAGAGTGATAAGATCAAAAAACTCTTAAAACGAATGTCTGAGACGCTTATAGATTATGATGAGGGAGTAGCTCTTGCCGCCCCCCAGGTAGCCGAATCCTTGCGCATATTTATAGTTTCAGGGAGGTTTTTTAATCTGGATATGAAGCTTAAAGACGAAGAAGAAGCCGATCAACCTAAAACCAAGGATATAGTCTTCATCAACCCCAAGATAACGAAAATGTCCAAGAGGCAGAGTATCATACCGGAAGGATGCCTAAGCGTAGAAAGTGTGCAAGGTGAAATAAAACGCTCCGACAAAGTTACAGTGGAAGCGCTTGATGAAAACGGCAAAAAATTCACCAGAGGGGCATCAGGTCTCTTAGCGCAAATAATCCAGCACGAAGTGGACCATCTAAATGGCATACTCTTTATAGATTCCGCAAAAAACTTAAAGAAAATAGATTATGGCAAATAAACTTAAAATAGCCTTCTTAGGCTCCCCTCTTTTTGCCGTAAAAATACTTGAAGAACTGAAAAAGGAAGACTTAACACCTTCCCTTATTATAACTGCGCGAGATAAACCAAAAGGGAGAAAACTCACCCTCACTCCATCTCCTGTAAAAATATGGGCGAATAAAGAAAAGATACCAACCCTTCAACCTGCCAGACTAAATGAAATATACGACAACCTGAAGAAAGAAAATTGGGACATTTTCATACTTGCAGCTTTCGGTAAAATTATACCTAAGGAAATTATTGAAATACCTAAACACGGGATATTAAACGTCCATCCGTCCATCCTCCCTAAATACCGCGGACCCTCTCCTATCCAGTCAGCCATACTTGCCGGCGATAAAGATTTTGGTGTCACGATAATGCTTCTTGATGAAGAACTTGATCATGGACCGATACTTGCCGCCAGTCATTTGCCACTTGCCACCAATATTGATTATGAGGAATTAGAGAACGCACTTGCTGAATTGGGAGGCAAACTTTTAGCCGAAAGTATCCTTCTTTGGATAGAAGGAAAAATCAAAGCGACGCCGCAAAAGCATGAGAAAGCAACCTATACTGAGAAAATAAAAAAAGAAGATGCGCTTATCAATTGGAATAATCCTGTTGAAATAAATTATAGAAAAATAAGAGCTTTCTATCCGCGACCGGGAGCTTATTTCTTCTTAATTAAAGATAATAAGCCATTTCGTATTATAGTGACAAAAGTATCGCTTACCGACGGCAAACTACGACTAGAGAAAATTAAACCCGAAGGGAAAAAAGAAATGCTATTTAATGATTTTATAAAAGGAAATCCTGAACTAAAATCACAAATCCCCGACTATATAATATAAATCGGGGATTTGTTTGCTTAATTCATCGCGATTAAAATAATATCTTCAAGAGCGGAAAGAGAGGAAAAAGTACTGTTGGTAATAATATTGTTTGGTCACTTGGCGACGTATACGCTCCATCGCTAGGCGGAAGAAAATACGACCTATTATCGTCAGATGAAGGAGGATACGAGCCTTCATTGGTAGGAGTAATATAAGAACCTTCTGTAGCTGTTGGATATGAATAATTGCTAGGCGGGGTAAAATTACCGGTAGACGGAACATATGGATTATTAAAAGCGGGATCGTGTAAATACGTACCCGGCTCAGCATAAGGAGTAAAATCACCTTGTGGATATGCAAAACCCGCATCAGGCGGCTTTACATAACCACCTTCCGTATTCGGGGAGATGAAACCGCTAGAGGGTATAAATCCTTCAAATTTTCCAGGTATAGGGAATTCCATATCAGGACGAAATTCTCCATTACCGGGAAAGTTATAGTTATTAGGCGGAGGAAATCCTCCTTCAAAGCTTTGCGGTGGATTAAATCCATTTTGTAAGTCATTCCTGAATTCAGGTGGTAACGGCATATGTTCAAAATCGCCACGGAACTGCTCGAAATGTCTAAATCGCTCTTCAAAATTTTTTTCAAATTCAGGAGATGGTCCGAATTTACTAAAATCACTATTTGACTTAAAGTTTTCATCTTGAGGGATAAACCTTCGCGTAGGACTGAAATTTTCATTAGGACGCCCGAACTCCGTCCCTTGAGGCCTGGATCTTTCGATTTCAACAAATTGCATTAATACATCTTTAGCTTTATCCGTATCCACAAATCCGACATTAACTGCAAAAGCGGCGCATTCCTCAAGATGAGTTGTGTCTGAACAATAATTTCGACACTCTTCTTCCCCACGGCAGTCCCCTGGACCGCCCTTAGCTTCTAAATTATTTTTAATATCTTTAAATTTTTCTATTCTATGAATCTCTTCCTTTGGAAGTAAATTATGCTCTTTAGCAAAATTGAAACACTCATCGCCATGCGCCGGGTCGTTGCAATATTTTTCACACTCTCTA is a window encoding:
- the def gene encoding peptide deformylase; the protein is MRDVVQKENKVLREKARELKPEEIKSDKIKKLLKRMSETLIDYDEGVALAAPQVAESLRIFIVSGRFFNLDMKLKDEEEADQPKTKDIVFINPKITKMSKRQSIIPEGCLSVESVQGEIKRSDKVTVEALDENGKKFTRGASGLLAQIIQHEVDHLNGILFIDSAKNLKKIDYGK
- the fmt gene encoding methionyl-tRNA formyltransferase — translated: MANKLKIAFLGSPLFAVKILEELKKEDLTPSLIITARDKPKGRKLTLTPSPVKIWANKEKIPTLQPARLNEIYDNLKKENWDIFILAAFGKIIPKEIIEIPKHGILNVHPSILPKYRGPSPIQSAILAGDKDFGVTIMLLDEELDHGPILAASHLPLATNIDYEELENALAELGGKLLAESILLWIEGKIKATPQKHEKATYTEKIKKEDALINWNNPVEINYRKIRAFYPRPGAYFFLIKDNKPFRIIVTKVSLTDGKLRLEKIKPEGKKEMLFNDFIKGNPELKSQIPDYII